CTTCTTTGGGGATGCCAAGGTGCCAACTTCAGGTGTAACCTGGTCCCCCATGAACAGGTAGGAACTGTTGCCCATCAAGTGCTTGTCGGTGACAACGCAAAGTTAGAGATGGATATGATTGAGCTTTTTAGTTTACTTTTCTCAGTCAATTTCATACTATATTACATGGCATTGTGTTTCATTCCAGAGAGCATAAGCACTATTCACCCAGGCAAGGAACCTTGCATTTCAATTCAAATAGCAAGCCGATAAGCGCAGCGCCAATGGAAGTCATATTTGATAGTGGTGCCACGTACACCTACTTTGCTCTGCAGCCATACCACGCGACTCTCTCAGTAGTATGCTTCACACTACaaatttccttttatatttttacGCCAATATGGACATCTGAGCAGAGAACATCCAGCAGAACTCATGTCATGTGGCTCTTGCAGGTGAAATCCACTCTCAGCAAGGAATGTAAGTTTCTTACTGaggtaaaagaaaaagatcGGGCTCTTACTGTATGCTGGAAAGGTAAGGATAAAATCAGAACTATCGATGAAGTCAAGAAGTGCTTCAGATCACTGTCTCTGAAATTTGCCGATGGCGATAAGAAGGCCACTTTGGAGATCCCACCTGAGCACTACCTCATTATCTCTGTAAGCATTCAACAACTCAAATTACGATACAAGCTAGTAATGGACAACAAATCATTGAAGGAACAACAACTAACATCCTTTGTGTGTTTGTGGCAGCAAGAGGGCCATGTGTGCTTGGGCATCCTTGATGGATCAAAGGAGCATCCGTCGTTAGCTGGAACAAACTTAATTGGAGGTATGAAGTTCAGACATTCAAACATGCTCACCACCATATGCATAATCTTTGTAATTAACATTTCGATTGATTACTGTTCTACAGGAATTACAATGCTGGATCAGATGGTCATATATGACAGCGAGAGATTGCTGCTCGGATGGGTCAATTATCAGTGCGATAGAATTCCCCGTTCTGCGTCTGCGATCACTTCGCGTCTCTGAATAAACTGTAAACCAGAATACAGGGAGGATAGATGGAAACAGAAAGGGGCATTCATATCTTAGAAAAGAACTGAATGATAAAGCATGTATGCTTCTGCCCATAAATAATGAAATGAAGTAATATTTTAGCATATGTTATTTACACCGGGTTTCTAAATTGATTGAACGCAGAAATAGGTGTCTGAATCTGTGGTTATTTGTTTCTTCCTGCATCATCAGTATAGAGTTCATCATGTGCTAATTGCATTTTCAAAAGTAGTGGTGTATAAAGTCATAACTACAGGTACATTCTTGCATTTGTGCACCTTCTGTTTATAAAATTCAAGAAACCTAGCTAAAGCTAGGATGCTGAGTCAGTGATGTTGGATGAACATATATGAAAGCCTGCAACTTACTTGGTGGAGTATGCCTAATCGATTTCTAGTCTGGTGCTTTTGATGTTTCTTGTAAGCAGAGAATGTTTAGCCGGCTTTGTATCAAGCAATAGTAAAGCTTCTCATCAGCAAAGTAATACTATTTTACAACATGCAAACAGATTAGCAAAAACTCCTGTAACAACTcagaaagaagaacaaaaaactGATTAAAGTCTTGCTGTGAAAAACTGGAGAGCAGATTGCAAACAATACTTACGATGCAAACCCGGGTCATGGTGACTGTCAGATCAAAATCCACTCGGAAGATTCAGAAACTCTGATCGATGCTTTCAGACAAAATTTCCTGTACAGATTGCACTGCATGGCTAAATACATGTATAAACAAGCAGCCAATTCCAAACGGCGAACAAAATCAATGAGCTCTGAAGATTGCAGGTGCAACCGTGCAAGCCATTTTGAATATCTGACTACCTGAACTAGTAGTATTTCTAGGTAGACAGAAATGCTGAGCAGTAAAAGTAATATACTACCACTACCGAATCAATGGGTTATGATCAATTGATCTGTCTGCAACAATTGAATTATCTCTACAATCTACATTTGCATTTTAACATTATTGATTGGCAGTTTGCCATAGCAAGTTTCTGTCACATACATACTACCGAAAGAAGCTACTACTTACAGATAATTGTGTTATTGGCACAGAGTTATGACTTTTGACACTTGATGACACCCATAAGAAAAACAACTGTCACCACACCACTTctttttcagaaaaataaaCACAAAGTCATAGCCGATGACGCCCTTTTTATATTAATAAGGTTCAATAGTAGCATGCATGACATCTCCCAACAGCTGCATAAATGGATTCAGCACCAACAGATTTAACACATAATCCCAAATTACCAGAAAGGCAAAAAGTAAGCAACAAAACTAGCTATTAATTAATAACTACCATTCGCCATGCTCGTGCAGGCAACCATCAGCATGGCCAAATCTTATCTGTTTTTTTGTAATAACACTTGCAATATATATCTTTGCCATGGCAGTATGGCACAGCACACTTGCAAGATGCAGCTCACCTTTCGTTTTCCAGCTTGTACTTGTGCCAGCCAACCCCTGTAATCTCAATGGATAATTACACCCAAGTTGGTGAGAGGGCTAGAGAGATCGAAACAGTATTATAATTACAAGTTACAGcactatttattattattattaccgaTAATTGCATTACAAAATTTGGTTTTCCAGGTCACGCGAGAGACCCAACTGAAAGCGACTCTAATCACATAAATACCATGTCGCAATCACCCTTACATTACATTACCAAACGacaaaaaacccaaaaaaagagaaaaaaaatcaaaacctaACTAAAGTGTCAGAGACCTGTTTGGCACGAACGAACCTGAAGTGAACTGAAGTACCCGTTCTTCTACATTTTAATTTCCTCTACGAACCTAGACACGACTGACAATACCATCAGCTGCTGGCGCCCCTGAAAATTCCAAAACTTTGAACTTTGGTCTCTGAATTTCtcctctgtgttttttttttctcttctcttctctattGTTTGTTCTGAATCTATCAGGAAGGCATgtcaactaaaaaaaaaaatcgactggTTACATCGACTATGGCTACCTATCATCAACGAAAATTTTACCAGTCATTTCTACCATGCTCACGGTACTCCCCATCCGGCAGAAACAAAAATCAGGGATGTGTTCTTGAATTCTCCACCATTTTTAACCTCGCTCGCCCGTTACGATGCGGCGAGCGAGGATTCGCGGTGCAGAAAACCCTGCACACATGGTGTCGACGAGAGGTACTGGAAGTACCAAGAATTCTCCCTGATTTTTTGCTTTGATTTTGATCTGCCGGTGGAGGCGATCATCGATTGATCGAGCACGgttaatttttggttttttggctGTACCCTAGACTGGTAAAAGAATTACACGATCGACCTGACAGTGGTTAGTGAGCTAATTAACTTTGCAGAGGCGTCACGTTCCGTTAATTAGAACGGCTTCTGCAGGTACGTGAACATGTCGCCgaaggcggcgccgtcgccgccgccgcgggagaacgccgccggcgagggcagCTCGAAGAGGGAGCTGTCGATGACGAAGccatcgtcgccgacggcggcccAGTCGACGCCGGGCCacccgccgcatccgccgctGGGCTGGCTCTCGGCGTAgtcgtggtcgccgccgccggggaagtcgtccggcgacggcgacggcgacagcacgTGCTCCGACCCGCTGGAGTCGGTGTGCAGCCGCGGCATCGAGTCGCGGTCCGCCGACCCCGACCGGTCGAAGCACAGCATCTCCGACTCCGGCTCCTGGTCGTAGAACCCATAGTCGGAGAGCTCCAccttcatcgccgccgctccgccgccgatACGACcacccttcgccgccgccgccgccgcagccgtcgccggcTTCACGTCCTCGACGGCGTCCACCGTGTCGTACCTCTCGATCACTCCCTTCTTGTTGTAGATTCGGCACAACACCCAATCATCCaactgcaaaaaaaattaaccaaAAAAGTAATTGAAATTATTAGCAAAGTGATCAAGATTGATGTGGGATGCATGCGAGTGGTGGTGGTAAAAAGATTTTGGTAAATTCGGTGTGATTACGTTTTCCGAGGTGACGTTAAATTCGATAAAGGTTGGGCGCGGGCTTGTCTCTATCTGCGCGTGCGTGAGCCATGACGCCATCCGATCTACCTATACCTAGCGGCTACAGCCATGCTACGAAAGCGACAACTCAGGCGTGCTGCAACTTGCCAATTTGGCACACCTTTCAAATTCTctttctcaaattttaaaaatcatttttatcaAACCTCTACTACAGCTAGTATTGATGATTGATTTGCCCATATCTTCCTAGAGCTCTCTAGATTGAGACCACTGTATGAACAAATATGGcaatttcttttctgtttttttataaaatgaaaTGGGGGTAAAATTAGTTAGTGAGGAGAGATGATTGAAAGCAAGAGATGATTAAATAGTACTAACCCTGAGGGCGTTGTGGGAGGACTTGGAGAGcttgcgggcggcggcggagcggtcGACGTCGGCGAGGCGGTACTCGTGCATGATCCAGTTGGTCTTGACGCCCTTGGGCGGCTTCCCGGCGTAGAAGACGAGCGCCTTCTTGATCGCCACCGCCCGCGGCGACCCCACCGGCTTGTCCGCCCCCGTCGCCTTCCAGTACCCCGTCCCCGCCGCCCTGTTCGGCCGCTGCCCATTCGGGTACTTCCGGTCCCGCGGCGAGAAGAAGTACcactccttctcccctcccATCGCCCTCTCTGCAACAATTCCAAATCCCCAATTCCGCCATTAGCACACCCACGAATTGAGTTCAATTTCCTCGATCCGATCTGCTTTTGCTCTTGCTTACCGGGGAGATCCCATGGGTTGAACTTGTAGAGGTCCACCTCGGCGATCACCGGGGCTGCGAGGGGGAGGCCGC
The nucleotide sequence above comes from Oryza glaberrima chromosome 11, OglaRS2, whole genome shotgun sequence. Encoded proteins:
- the LOC127755315 gene encoding NAC domain-containing protein 71, producing MECGGALQLPPGFRFHPTDDELVMYYLCRKCGGLPLAAPVIAEVDLYKFNPWDLPERAMGGEKEWYFFSPRDRKYPNGQRPNRAAGTGYWKATGADKPVGSPRAVAIKKALVFYAGKPPKGVKTNWIMHEYRLADVDRSAAARKLSKSSHNALRLDDWVLCRIYNKKGVIERYDTVDAVEDVKPATAAAAAAAKGGRIGGGAAAMKVELSDYGFYDQEPESEMLCFDRSGSADRDSMPRLHTDSSGSEHVLSPSPSPDDFPGGGDHDYAESQPSGGCGGWPGVDWAAVGDDGFVIDSSLFELPSPAAFSRGGGDGAAFGDMFTYLQKPF